Proteins encoded within one genomic window of uncultured Desulfobacter sp.:
- a CDS encoding ABC transporter ATP-binding protein: MNTLLKLQAYMSGRKALLPGALALSAISSLMGMLPFIFIWLIAGELFKSKADSSPELINTYAWYAMGTAVGGVCLYFLALMLSHLAAFRAETNMRRQAMQKIVQLPLGFFDANTSGRIRKIIDDNASVTHTFLAHQMPDLAGSIMMPIASLVLIFVFDFWFGLACLIPIIATLIIMSSMMGKRGRHFLKKYMDALEEMNTEAVEYVRGIPVVKVFQQTVFSFKNFYNSITRYKDMVSEFTMMWEKPMSAYTVIIHGFAYILVPVAILLMGNSGNNAGVLLDLFFFILITPVFAQSVMKNLYMNQAMGQATEAVTRLETLTNVDPLPVASKPISIAGHEISFLGASFTYPGSVQKAIDDISFTIPEGKTYALVGASGSGKTTIARLVPRFWDADTGQVTIGGIDVRDIAPNELMQHVSFVFQNTRLFKTSLLENIRYGNPHATDQAIEQAVDLAQCREIIDKQPNGLDTEIGTQGTYLSGGEQQRIALARAILKDAPIVVLDEATAFSDPENEHLIQKALGKLTQGKTVLTIAHRLTSVVDVDCILVIDKGKIAEQGNHHDLINRQGVYARMWNEYQKSIEWTIGKELQYA; encoded by the coding sequence ATGAATACCTTATTAAAATTGCAAGCTTATATGAGCGGCAGAAAAGCGTTGCTGCCCGGCGCATTGGCCCTATCGGCAATCAGTTCTCTGATGGGTATGCTGCCGTTTATTTTTATCTGGTTAATTGCCGGGGAACTGTTTAAATCCAAAGCAGACTCTTCGCCGGAACTGATCAATACCTATGCCTGGTATGCCATGGGAACGGCCGTTGGGGGTGTTTGCCTCTATTTTCTGGCGCTCATGTTGTCGCATCTTGCCGCATTCCGGGCAGAAACCAACATGCGCAGACAGGCCATGCAAAAAATCGTGCAACTTCCCCTTGGATTTTTCGATGCCAACACCAGTGGGCGTATCCGCAAAATTATTGATGACAACGCCAGTGTCACCCACACATTTTTAGCTCACCAAATGCCGGACCTGGCGGGCAGCATCATGATGCCCATCGCATCATTGGTACTCATCTTTGTTTTTGATTTTTGGTTTGGCCTGGCCTGTCTTATCCCCATCATAGCAACCCTGATCATCATGAGCTCAATGATGGGGAAACGGGGGCGCCATTTCCTGAAGAAATATATGGACGCCCTCGAGGAGATGAATACGGAAGCGGTTGAGTATGTTCGCGGAATACCCGTGGTCAAGGTGTTTCAGCAAACGGTTTTCTCCTTCAAGAACTTTTACAACAGCATTACCAGATATAAAGATATGGTGTCTGAGTTTACCATGATGTGGGAAAAACCCATGTCGGCGTATACCGTAATTATTCATGGTTTTGCATATATTCTTGTCCCTGTGGCCATTTTATTAATGGGGAATTCGGGCAACAACGCCGGTGTATTGCTGGACCTGTTCTTTTTCATCCTGATCACCCCGGTGTTCGCCCAAAGTGTCATGAAAAATTTATACATGAACCAGGCCATGGGCCAAGCCACTGAAGCCGTAACCCGTTTAGAGACCTTAACCAATGTAGATCCTTTGCCTGTGGCGTCAAAGCCCATATCCATCGCAGGTCATGAAATATCCTTCCTGGGAGCCTCTTTCACCTACCCGGGCAGCGTGCAAAAGGCAATCGACGATATCAGTTTCACCATTCCAGAAGGCAAGACTTATGCGCTGGTGGGTGCCTCGGGCAGTGGCAAAACGACCATCGCACGCCTTGTCCCCCGATTTTGGGATGCCGATACCGGACAAGTCACCATCGGCGGGATCGACGTTAGGGACATAGCCCCCAATGAACTGATGCAGCATGTCTCTTTTGTTTTTCAAAATACCCGGCTGTTTAAAACCTCCTTATTGGAAAATATCCGCTACGGAAATCCACATGCAACGGACCAGGCCATTGAACAGGCGGTCGACCTGGCGCAATGCCGGGAGATAATCGACAAACAGCCCAACGGATTAGACACCGAAATCGGCACCCAAGGCACCTATCTATCAGGCGGGGAACAACAACGAATCGCATTGGCAAGAGCCATTTTAAAAGATGCACCCATCGTGGTCCTGGATGAAGCAACAGCCTTCAGTGATCCTGAAAACGAACACTTGATACAAAAAGCGTTGGGAAAACTCACCCAAGGCAAAACCGTTCTGACCATTGCCCACCGGTTGACCAGTGTTGTGGATGTGGATTGCATTCTGGTTATCGACAAAGGGAAAATTGCAGAACAGGGGAATCACCATGATCTAATCAACCGGCAAGGGGTATATGCCAGGATGTGGAATGAATATCAAAAATCAATTGAGTGGACCATCGGAAAGGAGTTGCAATATGCTTGA
- a CDS encoding ABC transporter ATP-binding protein, whose translation MLDILENRFALSPEGAKAFLKGTFFTALLNITLMLPAVFVFLFLDDYLRKWIDPSQTISKGMGYFITLGIFFMLVTWVIARLQYRSTYTTIYEESANRRIQLAEKLRKLPLAFFGEKNLADLTATIMSDNTDLEHTFSHAVPQLFASIISILLIAVGLFFYHWQLSLALFWVVPVAVMVILLSKTAQRKGHKIIYDKKRDVSECIQEGLETIQEIKAYNHEGKYLNDLNQKLDDYEKSLIREELMAGVMVNCAQAVLKLGLASVIIVGARLLSTGNVDLFTYFMFLIVASRIFDPINEVFNNLAALFYLDIRINRMNELGALPIQTGKTEFKPEHFDIVFDQVNFGYENGKQVMKDVSFKARQGEITALVGPSGGGKSTSAKLAARFWNVDSGKILLGNQNISEIEPETLLQNYSVVFQDVVLFNTTIMDNIRIGRRDATDEEVMHVAKLAQCDEFVRKMPNGYQTVIGENGQTLSGGERQRISIARALLKDAPIVLLDEATASLDVENETKIQAGISELIKNKTVLIIAHRMRTVANADQIVVLEDGKVVESGKPDALKLQNGIFAKMVKRQMVVV comes from the coding sequence ATGCTTGATATATTAGAAAATCGTTTTGCATTGTCACCCGAAGGGGCAAAAGCATTCCTTAAGGGGACCTTTTTTACGGCCCTGCTCAACATCACGCTCATGCTGCCGGCCGTATTTGTCTTTCTGTTTCTTGATGATTACCTGCGCAAATGGATAGATCCTTCCCAAACCATCAGCAAAGGGATGGGGTATTTCATTACGCTGGGAATTTTCTTTATGTTGGTAACCTGGGTCATTGCCCGGCTCCAGTACCGGAGTACCTATACAACCATATATGAAGAGAGCGCCAACCGCCGCATTCAGCTTGCCGAAAAGCTGCGCAAATTGCCGCTGGCTTTTTTCGGAGAAAAAAATCTTGCCGATCTAACCGCAACCATTATGTCCGATAACACGGATCTGGAACATACTTTTTCCCATGCTGTACCCCAGTTGTTTGCTTCTATCATCAGTATTCTTTTGATTGCAGTTGGTCTATTTTTTTATCATTGGCAATTGTCCCTGGCATTGTTTTGGGTGGTGCCGGTTGCCGTGATGGTCATCTTGTTATCGAAAACCGCCCAGCGAAAAGGCCATAAAATAATTTACGATAAAAAACGAGACGTCAGCGAATGTATCCAGGAGGGACTGGAAACGATCCAGGAGATAAAAGCTTATAATCATGAAGGCAAATACCTTAATGACTTAAACCAAAAACTGGACGATTATGAAAAAAGCCTGATCCGTGAAGAATTAATGGCCGGTGTCATGGTAAACTGTGCCCAGGCAGTTTTAAAACTGGGACTGGCAAGTGTTATCATCGTCGGGGCCCGTTTACTATCAACCGGTAACGTTGACCTGTTTACCTATTTTATGTTTCTGATTGTTGCATCACGCATTTTTGACCCAATCAATGAAGTATTCAATAACCTGGCAGCTTTATTCTATTTGGATATCCGCATTAATCGCATGAACGAATTGGGCGCACTGCCCATTCAAACAGGTAAAACAGAATTTAAACCGGAACATTTCGATATTGTTTTTGATCAGGTGAATTTTGGTTACGAAAATGGCAAGCAGGTCATGAAAGATGTTTCATTTAAAGCCAGACAAGGTGAAATCACGGCATTGGTAGGGCCTTCAGGCGGTGGTAAAAGTACATCGGCAAAACTGGCCGCACGTTTCTGGAATGTCGATTCAGGCAAAATCTTATTGGGTAACCAAAATATAAGCGAAATAGAACCTGAAACGCTGCTGCAAAATTACTCGGTCGTGTTTCAGGATGTGGTGCTGTTTAATACCACCATCATGGACAATATCCGCATTGGACGGCGCGACGCCACCGATGAAGAGGTCATGCATGTGGCAAAACTTGCACAATGTGATGAATTCGTCCGCAAAATGCCCAACGGATATCAAACCGTGATCGGAGAAAACGGCCAGACCCTTTCCGGTGGAGAAAGACAGCGGATTTCCATTGCCCGGGCCCTGCTCAAGGATGCGCCCATCGTGCTGCTGGATGAAGCAACCGCGTCACTTGATGTGGAAAATGAAACTAAAATTCAGGCAGGTATTTCAGAACTCATAAAAAATAAGACTGTTTTAATCATTGCTCATCGCATGCGCACCGTGGCCAATGCCGATCAAATTGTTGTCCTGGAAGATGGCAAGGTGGTCGAAAGCGGCAAACCCGATGCGTTGAAGCTGCAAAACGGGATATTTGCCAAAATGGTCAAGAGACAGATGGTGGTTGTATGA
- a CDS encoding SNF2-related protein, with the protein MTSQNLPSTDNDPLFFDHDRLEQLAAPAVISLGLTFFKENRVISLDREDRTLWAQVEDEERSDFPLDIEIEIRTDNTPLCRCECDESHDGVCAHMVAALYAYADQRQTAEGILSATDTAISDRIKRGKSEVKVESLTADPWLGEWTAASIAGKTPFPRQYRVMIRNLHKRANYCSCPDFANNQLGTCKHIEAALHKIKKHPNYNEFKDQAAPLPYVYLAWDKPNAPVISLHRSKSMADDLGRILDDYFTTSGDFSGRIPEDFLRFASQMEDREDIHVGEDALNHARQIAAEASQKLRCDKILEMIENSGRKLPGVKAALYPYQVRGTGFLAGNGRALLADDMGLGKTLQAIAAAVWLKNNENIRTVMIICPASLKQQWAREIAKFTDLQCQIIQGPPPKRGVQYRREKTFFVINYELLLRDLSMINETLQPDLIILDEAQRIKNWRTKVSAAVKLIPSRFAFVLTGTPLENRLEDLYSLMQVVNPKILGPLWRYMVDYHVTDERGKILGYRNLSVLRRRLEPVMLRRDRSIVSDQLPERIVQQLDIPMTSKQREFHDDAMSKAGQLATIAKRRPLTPSEQNRLIAALQQARMACNAAGLVDKETVGSPKIDEMADLLDEICIQSGLKAVVFSCWELMTQMVEKRLRKMGLGYVRLHGGVPTAKRGELMDRFQNDDAVQVFISTDAGGVGLNLQSGSALINMDVPWNPAVLEQRNARIHRLGQKRSVQIITLVAAASYEEQVLSLVNTKQHLFDNVVKEDASEDVVGVSKKMIETLIDELAPAKPADAVENMEETNQDQTQPGDMPKDPRSRPMNQDMHDCIKGLQEVFGPRIERIFGSQGSLIAVIDHVDGEAEQAAIELSKKIPVALIDLITLNSLNRLGEASPLARMQTCYDAEEEEPAINRPSRLEAMAQEKFNGAKLLIGQGLHTSALELLLSSQLATASHRAGLDIPKSVTQAGVWIYGEAIPKNVLNPKEASLIMQTVGLSQAPEVPGELVEQLFKDTAGFIDRGLEIL; encoded by the coding sequence ATGACTTCACAAAATCTACCCAGCACCGACAATGATCCGCTTTTTTTTGACCATGACCGCCTTGAACAATTGGCTGCCCCGGCTGTGATCAGTCTGGGGCTGACTTTTTTTAAAGAAAACCGGGTGATCTCTCTTGACCGGGAGGATAGAACACTTTGGGCCCAGGTAGAGGATGAAGAGCGTTCTGATTTTCCGCTGGATATTGAAATTGAAATTAGGACGGATAACACACCGCTTTGCCGGTGTGAGTGCGATGAAAGTCATGACGGTGTCTGTGCCCACATGGTGGCGGCCTTGTACGCATATGCAGACCAGCGCCAGACGGCTGAAGGTATTTTAAGTGCCACAGACACTGCCATAAGCGACCGTATCAAAAGGGGAAAATCCGAAGTTAAAGTAGAATCGTTGACTGCTGATCCCTGGTTAGGCGAATGGACCGCAGCGTCCATTGCAGGAAAAACACCCTTTCCCCGCCAGTACCGCGTGATGATCCGCAACCTTCATAAAAGGGCCAATTATTGTTCGTGCCCGGATTTTGCCAATAATCAGCTTGGCACATGCAAGCACATTGAAGCGGCACTGCATAAAATTAAAAAGCACCCTAACTATAATGAATTCAAGGATCAAGCAGCTCCCCTGCCTTATGTCTATCTGGCCTGGGACAAGCCCAATGCGCCGGTCATCAGCCTGCACCGCAGCAAATCCATGGCAGATGATCTGGGCAGGATTTTAGATGATTATTTTACAACATCAGGGGATTTTTCGGGCCGTATCCCTGAAGATTTTTTGCGTTTTGCATCACAAATGGAAGACAGAGAGGATATTCATGTCGGTGAAGACGCATTGAACCACGCCCGCCAGATTGCCGCCGAGGCAAGCCAAAAGCTGCGATGTGACAAAATTTTGGAAATGATCGAAAACAGCGGCAGAAAACTGCCCGGCGTAAAGGCCGCGCTATACCCGTACCAGGTCCGGGGCACGGGGTTTCTGGCCGGTAACGGCCGGGCTCTGCTGGCCGACGACATGGGGCTTGGCAAAACCTTGCAGGCCATTGCAGCGGCGGTTTGGCTGAAAAATAACGAAAACATCCGTACGGTTATGATCATTTGTCCGGCGTCGTTAAAACAGCAATGGGCAAGGGAGATCGCCAAATTCACAGATCTGCAATGCCAGATCATCCAGGGCCCTCCGCCCAAAAGAGGTGTGCAGTACCGCAGGGAAAAGACCTTTTTTGTGATTAATTATGAGCTGCTGTTAAGGGATCTGAGCATGATCAACGAAACCCTGCAGCCTGATTTAATCATCCTTGATGAGGCCCAGCGCATCAAAAACTGGCGCACCAAGGTGTCGGCAGCCGTTAAGCTCATCCCGTCCCGTTTTGCATTTGTTCTGACCGGTACACCCTTGGAAAACCGCCTGGAGGATCTATACAGCCTGATGCAGGTGGTGAATCCTAAGATCCTGGGGCCGTTATGGCGGTATATGGTGGATTACCACGTTACCGATGAACGGGGCAAAATTCTTGGATACAGAAATCTTTCCGTTTTGCGCCGGCGCCTGGAACCGGTGATGCTGCGCCGTGACCGCAGCATTGTCAGTGATCAGCTGCCTGAACGTATTGTCCAGCAGCTTGATATCCCCATGACATCCAAACAGCGCGAATTTCATGACGATGCCATGTCCAAGGCCGGGCAACTTGCAACCATTGCCAAACGAAGGCCGTTGACACCTTCCGAACAGAACCGCCTGATCGCAGCCCTGCAACAGGCCCGCATGGCATGCAATGCAGCAGGGCTTGTGGACAAAGAGACCGTGGGCAGTCCCAAAATAGATGAAATGGCAGACCTGCTTGATGAAATCTGCATTCAATCCGGACTCAAGGCCGTGGTCTTTTCCTGCTGGGAACTGATGACCCAGATGGTGGAAAAACGACTGCGCAAAATGGGTCTGGGATATGTCCGGCTGCATGGCGGGGTTCCCACAGCCAAACGAGGCGAGTTGATGGATCGTTTTCAAAATGACGATGCCGTGCAGGTATTTATCTCCACTGACGCCGGTGGTGTGGGCTTAAACCTGCAATCCGGATCAGCCTTAATCAATATGGATGTGCCTTGGAATCCGGCAGTATTGGAACAACGCAACGCGCGTATTCACCGCCTGGGCCAGAAAAGAAGCGTTCAGATCATCACCCTGGTGGCGGCAGCCTCATATGAAGAGCAGGTACTCAGCCTTGTGAATACCAAACAGCATCTTTTCGATAATGTGGTCAAGGAAGATGCCAGTGAAGATGTGGTCGGCGTTTCCAAAAAAATGATTGAAACCCTGATTGATGAACTGGCCCCTGCCAAACCCGCAGATGCCGTAGAAAATATGGAAGAGACCAATCAGGATCAGACACAACCGGGTGACATGCCCAAAGATCCCAGGTCCCGCCCGATGAACCAGGATATGCACGACTGCATCAAGGGGCTGCAGGAGGTCTTCGGCCCTCGTATTGAACGTATATTCGGGTCCCAGGGGTCATTAATTGCAGTGATCGACCATGTTGACGGTGAAGCGGAACAGGCAGCCATTGAGTTATCAAAAAAAATTCCTGTGGCCCTGATCGACCTTATAACACTGAACAGTCTCAACAGGCTTGGAGAGGCATCTCCTTTGGCCCGGATGCAAACCTGTTATGATGCCGAAGAAGAGGAACCGGCAATCAACAGGCCGTCGCGTTTAGAGGCCATGGCCCAGGAAAAATTCAATGGAGCCAAGCTGTTAATAGGCCAGGGGCTGCATACATCCGCCCTGGAATTGCTGCTTTCAAGCCAATTGGCAACAGCCTCCCACAGGGCCGGTCTTGATATACCCAAGTCCGTAACCCAGGCCGGAGTCTGGATTTATGGTGAAGCGATTCCAAAAAACGTTTTAAACCCAAAGGAGGCCTCCCTGATCATGCAGACCGTTGGGCTGTCCCAGGCACCGGAAGTGCCCGGGGAGCTTGTGGAGCAGTTGTTTAAGGATACAGCCGGGTTTATTGACCGGGGTTTAGAAATATTATAA
- a CDS encoding sigma-70 family RNA polymerase sigma factor: MRDFFSCLFKSNYNSLYLFFLARLDSVQDAEDAAQETFKRMIAHSSNVASLRSPRSYLFSIARNLLTDTMRARKVRLKYTTTVDVETQATESQSPAAGIDLEERRKLAQKALAALSPRCREVFILHRFEQLTYKQIARRLDISPRTVEHHIAKAVFHVRKHLANKNS; encoded by the coding sequence ATGCGTGATTTTTTTTCCTGCTTGTTCAAGTCCAACTACAACAGCCTGTATCTTTTTTTTCTGGCAAGACTGGATTCTGTGCAGGATGCAGAAGATGCCGCCCAGGAAACATTCAAGCGCATGATCGCACACAGCAGCAATGTTGCAAGTCTCAGATCTCCAAGGTCCTATCTGTTCAGCATTGCCCGTAATCTACTCACAGATACAATGCGCGCCCGTAAAGTCCGGTTAAAATATACCACAACGGTTGACGTTGAAACCCAGGCGACTGAATCACAATCTCCCGCTGCCGGGATTGATCTTGAGGAACGCAGGAAGCTTGCACAGAAAGCATTGGCAGCACTTTCGCCACGGTGCCGGGAAGTCTTTATTTTGCACCGGTTTGAGCAACTGACCTACAAGCAGATTGCCCGGCGTCTGGATATCTCCCCCAGAACCGTTGAGCACCACATTGCCAAAGCTGTTTTTCATGTAAGAAAACACCTTGCCAACAAAAATTCTTAA
- a CDS encoding FecR domain-containing protein: MSSNRNHEISDRIMEQAAQWFARCRAEDFTKEQQTCLDEWLKADPDHRAAFDETQTAWNDIGYLAVPPPASSMSVAGRRRLLFRMPRFGMAGLALMAGLFFCAFYFKSDLITWRNLHTGKEISYKTGKGLKREITLPDGSHVETNGNTFFSIRFNPWQRNVTLTAGEMFFDVRHDADRPFEIRAHNGLIRVLGTRFHVRNREGLVSVDVEAGRVQVCSGLAGSSDPSRGLSRDERIITDGQGLDYRWAGPAGSIRQAELDRVSAWRQGKIVFRSMQLDAVLKELKHHYGVRIILVDKKIGEKPFTGTFNTHDLDEILEAITISFSLTAEKASGGVVMLWPKT, encoded by the coding sequence ATGTCATCAAACCGGAATCATGAAATTTCAGACCGGATAATGGAACAGGCTGCCCAGTGGTTTGCCCGCTGCCGGGCAGAGGATTTCACAAAAGAACAGCAAACATGTCTGGATGAGTGGCTCAAGGCAGACCCGGATCATCGTGCGGCTTTTGACGAAACACAGACTGCCTGGAACGACATCGGGTACCTGGCAGTGCCTCCACCCGCTTCCTCGATGTCCGTTGCGGGCCGTCGCAGACTATTATTCAGGATGCCGCGTTTCGGTATGGCAGGCCTTGCACTCATGGCAGGTCTGTTTTTCTGTGCATTCTATTTCAAATCAGACCTGATCACCTGGCGCAACCTGCATACCGGAAAAGAGATCTCCTACAAAACCGGAAAAGGGCTGAAGCGGGAAATCACCCTGCCGGACGGTTCCCATGTGGAAACCAACGGCAACACCTTTTTTTCAATCCGATTCAATCCCTGGCAGCGCAACGTGACATTAACGGCCGGGGAGATGTTTTTTGACGTGCGGCATGACGCTGACCGGCCTTTTGAGATCAGGGCCCATAACGGCTTAATTCGCGTGCTGGGTACCCGGTTTCATGTACGCAACCGGGAGGGCCTGGTTTCCGTTGATGTGGAAGCCGGCCGGGTCCAGGTCTGTTCCGGCCTTGCCGGCTCGTCCGATCCTTCCCGGGGGCTTTCCCGGGATGAACGGATAATCACTGATGGGCAAGGGTTGGATTACCGCTGGGCAGGCCCCGCAGGCAGTATACGGCAAGCAGAGTTGGACCGGGTGTCGGCCTGGAGACAGGGAAAAATCGTATTCCGGTCCATGCAACTTGATGCTGTGCTCAAGGAGCTGAAGCATCACTATGGTGTGAGGATAATACTGGTGGACAAAAAAATAGGGGAAAAGCCTTTTACCGGCACATTTAACACCCATGACCTGGATGAGATACTGGAGGCCATAACGATCAGTTTTTCCCTGACCGCTGAAAAAGCTTCCGGCGGCGTGGTCATGTTGTGGCCTAAGACCTGA
- a CDS encoding TonB-dependent receptor, which translates to MKPLNMSRVLGTIISVLLFTTATMAAAGQMDASKMSWDIRPQSLKSALETYQQISGLNLAYSDNLVEGKTTRGVQGNHTREQTLEKVLDNTGLTYVVTSKGTVILKVKKSEAAQEENLPSDETAGNKAKKTEPQQAHMEMQVVTVTANKTEENIQDVPMSITAFNELIMDDKNITSISELSNFVPNLTINDQGISSSARPAMRGVLAELGSAEVSTGIFIDGVPVLTKAGYGDPLQDIERVEVLRGPQGTLYGKGTSAGAINIITRQPDNNYRGKVSVDVGEDNKKEIALNLSGPIIQDKLFFGLSGQSYAKDGFIDNGYTGDQADDRAHWYGKGKLRWTPTDDLDVSLIFSYLQYDNGGTTMGLSEDSAATLGLTASGDRKVYSDLDTQDKTKIEAQALKVSYDLNDTLTLTSITTHRFLKNDGAIDFDFNPVEQTHATGASENDKISQELRLSSNAEKMRWVTGIYYDKDDNTDDRTWNSYVMKKDLGAEAYALFGQLRYALTPKIGVTGGLRYETQNRDMQNYNNGKSFEDTWDDIAPKFSVDYAITEQVMGYATVAKGFRAGGFNSSSTDSKYDTYDSEELWSYEIGAKSQLLENRLIITGSLFYMDIDDMQVSESLADAPWGYVTNVGTAVSYGAELEVQAKITPQFTITANVGYTHVEYEEYKDDSGDYSDNKIPNVPDYTFAIGGQYRAGNGLYAGVDLVGVGKTYIERTNTYKRDAYQLINAKIGYETENWDIYLYGKNIFDEDYSKVGTSYIYYSQPRELGVKLTYRF; encoded by the coding sequence ATGAAACCGTTGAACATGTCCCGGGTCCTGGGGACGATTATTTCAGTGTTACTTTTTACAACCGCGACAATGGCCGCAGCAGGACAAATGGATGCGTCAAAAATGTCCTGGGACATCCGTCCCCAGAGTTTGAAGAGCGCCTTGGAAACTTATCAGCAGATTTCGGGACTGAATCTGGCCTATTCAGATAACCTGGTGGAAGGAAAAACAACCCGGGGGGTCCAGGGGAACCATACCCGGGAACAAACTTTGGAAAAAGTCCTGGACAATACAGGCCTGACCTATGTTGTAACTTCCAAGGGCACAGTGATTTTAAAGGTGAAAAAATCTGAGGCGGCGCAAGAAGAAAACTTGCCGTCAGATGAAACAGCGGGAAACAAGGCGAAAAAGACTGAACCCCAGCAAGCCCACATGGAAATGCAAGTTGTCACTGTAACTGCCAATAAAACTGAAGAAAATATCCAGGATGTTCCAATGAGCATCACAGCCTTTAATGAACTTATAATGGACGACAAGAATATTACTTCTATCAGCGAGTTATCCAATTTCGTTCCCAATCTAACCATCAACGATCAAGGCATTTCAAGTTCGGCAAGGCCTGCCATGAGAGGAGTTTTGGCTGAACTAGGATCAGCGGAGGTTTCAACTGGCATTTTCATTGATGGAGTCCCAGTTTTAACAAAGGCTGGATATGGGGACCCCCTGCAAGATATTGAACGTGTAGAAGTGTTGCGCGGTCCCCAAGGAACCTTGTATGGAAAAGGTACCTCAGCAGGTGCTATCAATATTATTACCCGTCAACCAGATAACAATTATCGTGGAAAGGTTTCGGTTGATGTTGGAGAGGATAATAAAAAAGAAATTGCTTTAAACTTAAGCGGGCCGATTATTCAGGACAAACTCTTCTTTGGACTGTCCGGTCAATCCTACGCCAAAGATGGGTTTATTGACAATGGGTACACAGGTGATCAGGCCGATGATCGAGCACATTGGTACGGAAAAGGCAAACTTAGATGGACGCCGACAGACGATCTTGATGTCAGCTTAATTTTTTCTTATTTACAATATGACAATGGTGGCACCACCATGGGGTTGAGTGAAGATAGTGCCGCCACTCTGGGATTGACCGCTTCCGGTGACAGAAAAGTATATTCTGATTTGGACACCCAAGACAAAACGAAAATCGAAGCTCAAGCCCTAAAAGTTAGTTACGATCTAAATGATACATTAACTTTAACCTCAATTACCACTCACCGTTTCCTTAAAAATGATGGTGCTATAGATTTTGACTTTAATCCCGTTGAACAAACTCATGCTACGGGTGCGAGCGAAAATGACAAAATTTCTCAGGAACTGAGGTTATCATCAAATGCAGAGAAGATGCGTTGGGTGACCGGTATCTATTATGATAAAGACGATAACACAGATGACAGAACTTGGAATTCTTATGTAATGAAAAAGGATCTTGGGGCTGAGGCCTACGCCCTTTTTGGGCAACTTCGATACGCATTAACGCCTAAAATTGGCGTGACTGGCGGGCTGCGTTATGAAACACAGAACAGAGACATGCAAAATTACAATAATGGTAAATCCTTTGAAGATACCTGGGATGACATTGCACCTAAATTCAGTGTAGATTATGCCATAACGGAACAGGTAATGGGGTATGCTACGGTTGCGAAAGGTTTCAGAGCAGGTGGCTTCAATTCTTCGAGTACAGATTCGAAATATGACACTTATGATAGCGAAGAGCTGTGGTCCTATGAAATAGGAGCTAAAAGTCAACTTCTTGAAAACAGACTGATCATAACCGGTTCACTATTTTACATGGATATAGATGATATGCAGGTGTCAGAGTCGCTCGCCGACGCCCCATGGGGTTACGTAACCAATGTCGGTACGGCTGTCTCCTATGGAGCTGAACTGGAAGTACAGGCAAAAATCACACCTCAATTCACCATAACGGCAAACGTTGGCTATACCCATGTAGAATACGAAGAATATAAGGACGACTCAGGCGACTATAGCGATAACAAGATCCCTAATGTCCCGGACTATACATTTGCCATAGGTGGTCAATATCGAGCAGGGAACGGACTTTATGCCGGAGTTGATTTGGTGGGTGTTGGAAAAACATATATAGAAAGAACAAATACGTATAAAAGAGATGCTTATCAACTAATTAATGCCAAAATTGGGTATGAAACTGAAAATTGGGATATTTATCTCTATGGTAAGAACATCTTTGATGAAGATTACTCAAAAGTGGGGACGAGTTACATATACTATAGTCAGCCCCGTGAATTAGGCGTAAAGCTTACCTACCGATTTTAA